The following are encoded in a window of Kitasatospora fiedleri genomic DNA:
- a CDS encoding DUF2218 domain-containing protein: MARSTARVSTDRPARYAKQLAAHMGRKVPAEWSEETGRGSLAFGAGRAELTAEDGALLLAVEGAEESLEQLEDVVGRHLVRFGTRDELVVAWQRESGAAGTVQRLAAEEG, from the coding sequence ATGGCCCGCTCCACCGCCCGCGTCAGCACCGACCGCCCCGCCCGCTACGCCAAGCAGCTCGCCGCCCACATGGGCCGCAAGGTCCCCGCCGAGTGGTCGGAGGAGACCGGCCGCGGCTCGCTCGCCTTCGGCGCCGGTCGGGCCGAGCTCACCGCCGAGGACGGCGCGCTGCTGCTCGCCGTCGAGGGCGCCGAGGAGAGCCTCGAACAGCTGGAGGACGTGGTCGGCCGCCACCTGGTCCGCTTCGGCACCCGCGACGAGCTGGTCGTCGCCTGGCAGCGCGAGAGCGGCGCGGCCGGCACCGTCCAGCGCCTCGCCGCCGAGGAGGGCTGA
- a CDS encoding LysR family transcriptional regulator, whose amino-acid sequence MMDLGRLRALHAVAVHGSVGGAASALGFTPSAISQQIAKLERETRTVLLERQGRGVQLTDAARQLADTAQRVLALVEQAEVTLEEQRGRAAGRLLVAAFPTAARGLLPAVLAELHTTCPELDVRLLESDPYPAAELVARGEVDLAVVQDWETVPLPVQDGLDRLDLGEDPVDLLLPAGHPLAALDAVPVPALRGQRWISVPPGNICHDWLLRTMRETGEEPDVAHRVGEFQTQLALIAAGLGLGLIPRLGRGPLPPGTTARPVTPEPVRRVYALWRTQTSRRPAVTATLTALRHHWNALAES is encoded by the coding sequence ATGATGGATCTGGGACGCCTGCGCGCCCTGCACGCGGTCGCCGTGCACGGCTCGGTCGGCGGGGCCGCCTCGGCCCTCGGCTTCACCCCGTCCGCGATCTCCCAGCAGATCGCCAAACTCGAACGCGAGACCCGCACCGTCCTGCTCGAACGCCAGGGCCGGGGCGTCCAGTTGACCGACGCCGCCCGGCAGCTCGCGGACACCGCGCAGCGCGTCCTGGCCCTGGTCGAACAGGCCGAGGTGACGCTGGAGGAGCAGCGCGGCCGGGCCGCCGGACGGCTGCTGGTGGCCGCCTTCCCCACCGCGGCCCGCGGCCTGCTGCCCGCCGTCCTCGCCGAACTGCACACCACCTGCCCCGAGTTGGACGTCCGGCTGCTGGAGAGCGACCCGTACCCGGCGGCCGAGCTGGTGGCCCGCGGCGAGGTCGACCTGGCGGTCGTGCAGGACTGGGAGACCGTCCCGCTGCCGGTGCAGGACGGCCTCGACCGGCTCGACCTCGGGGAGGACCCGGTCGACCTGCTGCTGCCCGCCGGGCACCCGCTGGCCGCACTGGACGCCGTGCCGGTGCCGGCGCTGCGCGGTCAGCGCTGGATCAGCGTGCCGCCCGGCAACATCTGCCACGACTGGCTGCTGCGCACCATGCGGGAGACCGGCGAGGAACCGGACGTCGCCCACCGGGTCGGCGAGTTCCAGACCCAGCTCGCCCTGATCGCCGCCGGCCTGGGCCTCGGCCTGATCCCCCGCCTGGGCCGCGGCCCCCTCCCGCCCGGCACCACCGCCCGCCCCGTCACCCCCGAGCCCGTCCGCCGCGTCTACGCCCTCTGGCGCACCCAGACCTCCCGCCGCCCCGCCGTCACCGCCACCCTCACCGCCCTGCGCCACCACTGGAACGCCCTGGCCGAGAGCTGA
- a CDS encoding MarR family winged helix-turn-helix transcriptional regulator, protein MTSPGPADTAAELADALTRAMKRIRRRTMQRLEPYGITPAQGRALRTLAHAPGCESAETMRLSELAERLHIAPRSATTVVDALEEAGLVARTPDPADRRAVRLVLTEDGHGALERISRVRHEVAQEYFGPVSPAEQDALLRALRHAEEAYEAGPTP, encoded by the coding sequence ATGACCTCCCCCGGCCCCGCCGACACCGCAGCGGAACTCGCCGACGCGCTCACCCGGGCGATGAAGCGCATCCGCCGGCGGACCATGCAGCGGCTGGAGCCGTACGGCATCACCCCCGCCCAGGGCCGGGCCCTGCGCACCCTCGCCCACGCGCCCGGCTGCGAGAGTGCCGAGACCATGCGGCTGAGCGAACTCGCCGAGCGGCTGCACATCGCCCCGCGCTCCGCCACCACCGTGGTCGACGCCCTGGAGGAGGCCGGTCTGGTCGCCCGCACCCCCGACCCGGCCGACCGCCGCGCGGTGCGGCTGGTGCTCACCGAGGACGGGCACGGCGCGCTGGAGCGGATCTCCCGGGTCCGGCACGAGGTCGCCCAGGAGTACTTCGGCCCGGTCAGCCCTGCCGAGCAGGACGCCCTGCTGCGGGCGCTGCGGCACGCCGAGGAAGCCTACGAAGCCGGTCCCACCCCGTAG
- a CDS encoding EamA family transporter — protein sequence MPPRHIALAVLVAAVWGLNFVLIEVGLHDFPPLLFCALRFAVVALPAVFLVGPPRVAWRWVLGVGLALGVVKFGLLFLGMHAGMPAGLSSLVLQGQAGFTALFAAGLLGERPARLRVVGLVVAFAGIALAAADRGAGGPVGAFALVIGAAVAWGLANVLTRRAAPPDALRWMVWVSAVPPLPLLGLSLLVEGPDADLAALRGISWSGVGVVLYVGLVSTLFAFVAWSHLLRRYDASVVAPYSLLVPVFGMSSAALLLGERFGLPAGAATVLVIAGIGLGAVPATGWDRLRRLPRRAAAPAAGRPARQG from the coding sequence ATGCCGCCCCGTCACATCGCCCTGGCCGTGCTGGTCGCCGCCGTCTGGGGCCTGAACTTCGTGCTGATCGAGGTCGGTCTGCACGACTTCCCGCCGCTGCTGTTCTGCGCGCTGCGGTTCGCCGTGGTGGCGCTGCCCGCGGTGTTCCTGGTCGGCCCGCCGCGGGTGGCGTGGCGGTGGGTGCTGGGGGTCGGGCTGGCGCTCGGGGTGGTGAAGTTCGGGCTGCTCTTCCTCGGCATGCACGCCGGGATGCCGGCCGGGCTGTCCTCGCTGGTGCTGCAGGGGCAGGCCGGGTTCACCGCGCTGTTCGCCGCCGGGCTGCTGGGCGAGCGGCCGGCCCGGCTGCGGGTGGTCGGGCTGGTGGTGGCGTTCGCCGGGATCGCGCTGGCCGCCGCCGACCGGGGCGCGGGCGGCCCGGTGGGGGCGTTCGCGCTGGTGATCGGCGCGGCGGTGGCCTGGGGCCTGGCCAACGTGCTGACCCGCCGGGCCGCCCCGCCGGACGCGCTGCGCTGGATGGTGTGGGTCTCCGCGGTGCCGCCGCTGCCGCTGCTGGGGCTGTCGCTGCTGGTCGAGGGCCCGGACGCGGACCTGGCCGCGCTGCGCGGGATCAGCTGGTCGGGCGTCGGGGTGGTGCTGTACGTCGGCCTGGTGTCCACGCTGTTCGCGTTCGTCGCCTGGAGCCACCTGCTGCGCCGTTACGACGCCTCGGTGGTCGCCCCGTACTCGCTGCTGGTGCCGGTGTTCGGGATGTCCTCGGCGGCGCTGCTGCTCGGCGAGCGGTTCGGCCTGCCGGCCGGGGCGGCGACGGTGCTGGTGATCGCCGGGATCGGGCTGGGGGCGGTGCCCGCTACGGGGTGGGACCGGCTTCGTAGGCTTCCTCGGCGTGCCGCAGCGCCCGCAGCAGGGCGTCCTGCTCGGCAGGGCTGA
- the gabT gene encoding 4-aminobutyrate--2-oxoglutarate transaminase, with amino-acid sequence MSAATPLPQERRLVTAIPGPKSQELQSRKLGAVPAGVGTTLPVYVSRAGGGVLEDVDGNSLIDFGSGIAVTNVGNSAAAVVARATEQLAAFTHTCFMVTPYEGYVAVAEQLNELTPGDHDKRTALFNSGAEAVENAVKIARAYTKRTAVVVFDHGYHGRTNLTMGLTAKNMPYKQGFGPFAPEIHRVPVAYPYRWLTGAENCAAEAAAQAIEVITKQIGAENVAAIIIEPIQGEGGFIEPAKGFLPAIVEFAKANGIVFVADEIQTGFCRTGEWFACEDEGIVPDLITTAKGIAGGLPLAAVTGRAEIMDAAHSGGLGGTYGGNPVACAAALGAIETMKSEDLNGKARRIGEVMLGRLRAMQEKYDVIGEVRGRGAMVAVELVKPGGKEPNPEVTAAIAKACHAEGLVVLTAGTYGNVLRFLPPLVIPEHLLAEGLDILESAFAGA; translated from the coding sequence ATGAGCGCTGCAACTCCGCTCCCGCAGGAGCGCCGCCTGGTCACCGCGATCCCCGGCCCGAAGTCGCAGGAGCTGCAGTCGCGCAAGCTCGGCGCGGTGCCGGCGGGCGTGGGCACCACGCTGCCGGTGTACGTGTCGCGGGCCGGCGGCGGCGTGCTGGAGGACGTGGACGGCAACAGCCTGATCGACTTCGGTTCGGGCATCGCCGTGACGAACGTGGGCAACAGCGCCGCCGCGGTGGTGGCGCGGGCGACCGAGCAGCTGGCCGCGTTCACGCACACCTGTTTCATGGTGACCCCGTACGAGGGCTACGTGGCGGTGGCGGAGCAGCTGAACGAGCTGACCCCGGGCGACCACGACAAGCGCACCGCGCTGTTCAACTCGGGCGCCGAGGCGGTGGAGAACGCGGTGAAGATCGCCCGCGCCTACACCAAGCGGACCGCCGTGGTGGTGTTCGACCACGGCTACCACGGCCGGACCAACCTGACCATGGGCCTGACCGCGAAGAACATGCCGTACAAGCAGGGCTTCGGCCCGTTCGCGCCGGAGATCCACCGCGTGCCGGTGGCGTACCCGTACCGCTGGCTGACCGGTGCGGAGAACTGCGCCGCCGAGGCCGCCGCGCAGGCGATCGAGGTCATCACCAAGCAGATCGGCGCGGAGAACGTCGCGGCGATCATCATCGAGCCGATCCAGGGCGAGGGCGGCTTCATCGAGCCGGCCAAGGGCTTCCTGCCGGCGATCGTGGAGTTCGCGAAGGCGAACGGGATCGTGTTCGTGGCGGACGAGATCCAGACCGGTTTCTGCCGCACCGGCGAGTGGTTCGCGTGCGAGGACGAGGGCATCGTCCCGGACCTGATCACCACCGCGAAGGGCATCGCCGGCGGCCTGCCGCTGGCGGCGGTGACCGGCCGGGCCGAGATCATGGACGCGGCGCACTCGGGCGGCCTGGGCGGCACCTACGGCGGCAACCCGGTGGCCTGCGCGGCCGCGCTGGGCGCGATCGAGACCATGAAGTCCGAGGACCTGAACGGCAAGGCGCGCCGGATCGGCGAGGTCATGCTGGGCCGGCTGCGGGCCATGCAGGAGAAGTACGACGTGATCGGCGAGGTCCGCGGCCGCGGCGCGATGGTCGCGGTGGAGCTGGTGAAGCCGGGCGGCAAGGAGCCGAACCCGGAGGTGACCGCGGCGATCGCGAAGGCGTGCCACGCGGAGGGCCTGGTGGTGCTGACCGCCGGCACCTACGGCAACGTGCTGCGCTTCCTGCCGCCGCTGGTGATCCCGGAGCACCTGCTGGCCGAGGGCCTGGACATCCTGGAGTCGGCCTTCGCCGGCGCCTGA
- a CDS encoding phosphatase PAP2 family protein encodes MAAAALAVLLAAISWQVAVDGPLLGVDTAVRDGVRHVRRAIGSALLNHLGVALSDLGGGTVAVPVLLGCAGLAAWLARRGGRPRWWVPVPVAVAAAVLIPLLVVPAKVWFARPGPYGVPLAGSQWGWYPSGHTATSSIAYGTAALLLARVLSVAAGRRVGALASLVCLGVGAGLVWSDFHWLLDVLASWCLAGLLLLGLHLLLPRLLPGRPRT; translated from the coding sequence TTGGCGGCGGCGGCGCTGGCGGTGCTGCTGGCCGCGATCTCCTGGCAGGTCGCGGTGGACGGGCCGCTGCTGGGGGTCGACACGGCGGTGCGCGACGGGGTGCGGCACGTCCGCCGGGCGATCGGCTCGGCGCTGCTGAACCACCTGGGCGTGGCGCTGTCCGACCTGGGCGGCGGGACGGTCGCGGTCCCGGTGCTGCTGGGGTGCGCGGGCCTGGCGGCCTGGCTGGCCCGGCGCGGCGGGCGTCCGCGCTGGTGGGTGCCGGTGCCGGTGGCGGTGGCGGCCGCGGTGCTGATCCCGCTGCTGGTGGTGCCGGCAAAGGTCTGGTTCGCCCGCCCGGGCCCGTACGGGGTGCCGCTGGCCGGGTCCCAGTGGGGCTGGTACCCGTCGGGGCACACCGCGACCTCGTCGATCGCGTACGGGACGGCGGCGCTGCTGCTGGCCCGGGTGCTGTCGGTGGCGGCCGGGCGGCGGGTGGGCGCGCTGGCCTCGCTGGTCTGCCTGGGCGTGGGGGCGGGCCTGGTGTGGAGCGACTTCCACTGGCTGCTGGACGTGCTGGCCAGCTGGTGCCTGGCCGGCCTGCTGCTGCTCGGGCTGCACCTGCTGCTGCCGCGCCTGCTGCCCGGACGCCCGCGCACCTGA